Proteins encoded in a region of the Lepeophtheirus salmonis chromosome 6, UVic_Lsal_1.4, whole genome shotgun sequence genome:
- the Paip1 gene encoding polyadenylate-binding protein-interacting protein 1, translated as MNNGSRGRGRGSGEQPGRRELRRPMDEVVRGMAKLDPSFGDNLTATPAPSADGWSSGVNRGEEEAAVVVKSRLNVSAHEFVPKSTLNITAQEFVPRSLARNTSTWAYNQQHQQQQMSSNASYSAEAALSETIGTLTYSPGMFDVSAGHLADIINANPDRDSLEKIADIIVETSIREINFRYTGARLCHYLSALVTSPTEGQGFRDILLKRCTDEHAKLHDIIKTNVVRVRAFTSFLADLFLQLSYFVGDVQRRYTFLGEAVLKSLQKLSEFREKENLKCIAQTLKMAGSVLEYEEKNSESSDGKTPLIDKLMDSVIETSKDPNVEPHIATMMGKLPDLRQANWGLGANGQVPVPPPHPVPTYSAPPNTAVYNSSSSYNHNNVTKNGNNQVDAGTFYAPDGTELTPEEYEFMNAQIEDSELADFPSEEMPEDIEKAYEEFLNSQNKR; from the exons ATGAATAACGGAAGTCGAGGTAGAGGAAGAGGCTCAGGGGAACAGCCTGGACGACGAGAGTTGCGACGACCTATGGATGAAGTCGTTCGAGGTATGGCTAAATTGGATCCATCATTTGGAG ACAATTTAACTGCAACTCCGGCGCCCAGTGCCGATGGGTGGTCTTCAGGAGTGAATCGTGGAGAAGAGGAAGCAGCCGTTGTGGTGAAATCTCGATTGAATGTCTCGGCCCACGAGTTTGTTCCCAA ATCTACATTGAACATAACTGCTCAAGAATTTGTGCCTCGATCTCTGGCAAGAAATACAAGTACATGGGCCTACAACCAACAGCATCAACAACAGCAAATGTCTTCCAATGCAAGCTATTCAGCAGAAGCTGCACTTTCTGAAACTATAGGCACACTTACATATTCTCCTGGCATGTTTGACGTTTCAGCTGGTCACTTGGCAGATATAATCAATGCAAACCCAGATAGAGATTCCCTGGAAAAAATCGCGGATATTATCGTGGAAACGAGTATACGGGAAATCAATTTCAGATATACCGGTGCCCGTTTGTGCCATTATCTTTCCGCACTTGTAACTTCTCCTACTGAAGGACAAGGATTTCGagatattttgttgaaaag GTGTACGGACGAACATGCTAAACTCCATGATATTATTAAAACCAATGTGGTTCGCGTTAGGGCCTTCACATCATTTCTCGCTGACCTTTTCCTCCAATTGTCTTACTTTGTAGGAGATGTTCAACGACGCTATACATTCCTTGGAGAAGCCGTTTTAAAATCCTTACAAAAACTCTCAGaatttagagaaaaagaaaatcttaaGTGCATAGCACAGACTCTTAAG ATGGCAGGAAGTGTTTTAGAGTATGAAGAGAAGAATAGCGAATCATCAGATGGAAAAACACCGCTAATTGATAAGCTTATGGACTCTGTTATAGAAACATCCAAAGACCCCAATGTTGAGCCTCATATAGCGACAATGATGGGCAAGTTACCAGATTTAAGGCAGGCTAATTGGGGGCTTGGAGCCAATGGACAGGTTCCAGTTCCGCCTCCACATCCCGTGCCAACATATTCAGCTCCTCCAAATACAGCAGTATACAACTCTTCCTCGAGTTACAATCATAATAACGTcactaaaaatggaaataatcaG GTTGACGCTGGAACATTTTATGCTCCTGATGGAACAGAATTAACTCCAGAGgaatatgaatttatgaatgCTCAAATAGAGGACTCTGAATTAGCTGATTTTCCATCTGAAGAAATGCCGGAGGACATAGAGAAAGCATATGAGGAATTCCTCAATTCTCAAAACAAACgctaa